From Cellulophaga lytica DSM 7489, a single genomic window includes:
- a CDS encoding SusC/RagA family TonB-linked outer membrane protein, producing the protein MRKKVTWILTPLLVMLMSFSYAQEKTITGNVTDQNGLPLPGVSVLVVGTTTGTQSDFDGNYTINAKVGQVLRYSYIGQKTTQRTVGASSTINLQMEEDAEALEEVVVTAYGTQKKESLTGSIAEIKSEEITKVASGNAVTGLTGKVSGVQIFSNSGQPGTAPTVRFRGIGSLNGSSAPLYVVDGVPYNESITSLNPNDIESISFLKDAAAAALYGNRGANGVIIVTTKKGKAGKVSVNLDVRTSFTSRAVKDYDVMDGAGEYLEAYHKMLKSNDIVENGTDEATAGINASANLFDGAQGLVYNPFGGDRTTVVDPTTGKLRSGNQLWTSDWEDELFNNGSGIQSLYASVAGGTEKAKYFFSVGNEDNTGYNINTGFKRLTLNMNVNSQVSDNIKLGMSANYANREQTGTLTNNITGNFAWVRNIAPIYPVFAVDHATGETVLDDKGNPLWDWADVTSPNATAGRPFNGFSNPHALQTLNVNKSVRDNLTSRAFAEIKFLKDFTFTYNFGLDLAFYNTTNYTNKIVGSASPADVNGRLSEQFGRGTTYTNQQLLGWKKTIGEDHNLDILLGHENSDYNFKFLDANKKNQFISNDISASLFAENDGAGNVTGGPTEYLLEGFFARMLYDFDNKYYINGSFRRDGSSVFADENRWGNFWGAGLAWRVSKESFMDNVNWISELKLKSSIGQQGNDYVGYPDNTAVRNYAPYLDQWDVTTDGEEFNLNKTVLGNRDLKWETSTNFNVGFELNMFDNRVRIESEYFERKITDLIFNRPLPNSSGLPSIPENVMDMQNVGFEASISYDIIRNQNLNWTVNLNATHYKNEITKLAPGREFIDPGTVYRWEKGSSAFDYYIRDFVGVNPENGNAIWYTSSEFEADGTTPIVNNQTEDYSVASETSLGKSALPDVNGGFTSSLTYKNLDFSFALSYQFGGYAYDAIYNDGFGGGIGENFHRDFNKSWTYDNTDAQLPRVIDGTRNYSVSDLFLQKSDFISLNDVSIGYTLPQEVSNKIGLSKVRIYGLGNNLALWTASDVQGFDPRASVTGGNNSVRYATLKTFTLGLNVNF; encoded by the coding sequence ATGAGAAAAAAAGTAACTTGGATTTTAACACCCTTACTGGTGATGTTAATGAGTTTCTCTTATGCGCAAGAGAAAACAATTACAGGTAATGTAACAGATCAAAATGGTTTGCCTTTACCTGGTGTTTCTGTGTTAGTTGTTGGTACAACAACAGGTACACAGTCAGACTTTGACGGTAACTATACCATAAATGCAAAAGTAGGTCAGGTTTTGCGTTACAGTTACATTGGTCAAAAAACTACACAAAGAACCGTTGGTGCTTCAAGCACAATTAATCTTCAAATGGAAGAAGATGCAGAGGCATTAGAGGAAGTTGTGGTAACTGCTTATGGTACTCAAAAGAAAGAATCTCTTACGGGATCAATAGCAGAAATTAAATCTGAAGAAATCACTAAGGTTGCTTCTGGTAATGCTGTAACAGGTTTAACGGGGAAAGTTTCTGGTGTTCAAATTTTTTCAAATTCTGGCCAACCAGGTACTGCGCCTACAGTTAGGTTTAGAGGTATTGGATCTTTAAACGGATCTTCTGCGCCTTTATATGTTGTAGACGGTGTTCCTTATAACGAGTCTATTACATCATTAAACCCTAATGATATTGAGTCTATTTCATTTTTAAAAGATGCTGCAGCTGCTGCTTTGTATGGAAATAGAGGTGCTAATGGTGTTATTATTGTAACTACAAAAAAAGGTAAAGCTGGTAAAGTAAGTGTAAACTTAGATGTTAGAACTAGCTTTACTAGTAGAGCAGTTAAAGACTATGACGTTATGGATGGTGCAGGTGAGTATTTAGAGGCTTACCATAAAATGCTAAAAAGTAACGATATTGTAGAGAATGGTACAGATGAGGCAACAGCCGGCATAAACGCATCTGCAAATTTATTTGATGGAGCACAAGGCTTGGTTTATAATCCTTTTGGAGGCGATAGAACAACTGTTGTAGACCCTACAACGGGTAAATTAAGATCTGGTAACCAGTTATGGACATCAGATTGGGAAGATGAGTTGTTTAATAACGGTAGTGGTATACAGTCTTTATACGCAAGTGTAGCCGGAGGTACTGAAAAAGCTAAATACTTTTTCTCTGTAGGTAATGAAGATAATACAGGGTATAACATTAATACCGGCTTTAAAAGGTTAACCTTAAATATGAATGTAAACTCTCAAGTGAGTGATAACATTAAATTGGGGATGTCTGCTAATTATGCTAACAGAGAGCAAACAGGAACTTTAACTAATAATATTACAGGTAATTTTGCTTGGGTTAGAAATATAGCGCCTATTTATCCTGTTTTTGCTGTAGATCATGCTACAGGTGAAACAGTTTTAGATGATAAAGGAAATCCACTTTGGGATTGGGCAGATGTTACATCTCCAAATGCAACTGCAGGTAGGCCATTTAATGGTTTTTCTAATCCGCACGCTCTACAAACACTAAATGTAAATAAATCTGTAAGAGATAATTTAACATCTAGAGCATTTGCAGAAATCAAATTCTTAAAAGACTTTACATTTACGTATAATTTTGGTTTAGATCTTGCCTTTTATAACACTACCAATTATACCAATAAAATTGTAGGTAGTGCATCTCCTGCAGATGTTAATGGTAGATTGTCTGAGCAATTTGGTAGAGGTACAACTTATACCAATCAACAATTATTAGGTTGGAAAAAAACAATAGGAGAAGATCATAACTTAGATATTTTGTTAGGTCATGAAAATTCAGACTACAATTTTAAATTCTTAGATGCAAACAAAAAAAATCAGTTTATCTCTAATGATATTTCTGCTAGTTTATTTGCAGAGAATGATGGAGCAGGTAATGTTACAGGAGGTCCAACAGAGTACCTTTTAGAAGGTTTCTTTGCTAGAATGTTGTATGATTTTGATAACAAATATTATATAAATGGTAGTTTCCGTAGAGATGGTTCTTCTGTTTTTGCCGATGAAAATAGATGGGGTAATTTTTGGGGAGCTGGTTTAGCTTGGAGAGTTTCTAAAGAATCTTTTATGGATAATGTAAACTGGATTTCTGAGCTTAAACTTAAATCTAGTATTGGTCAGCAGGGTAATGACTATGTTGGTTACCCAGACAATACTGCTGTTAGAAATTATGCTCCTTATTTAGATCAGTGGGATGTAACTACAGATGGTGAAGAGTTTAATTTAAATAAAACAGTTTTAGGTAACAGAGATTTAAAATGGGAGACATCTACCAATTTTAATGTTGGTTTTGAACTTAATATGTTTGATAATAGAGTGAGAATTGAATCTGAATATTTTGAGCGTAAAATAACAGATTTAATATTTAACAGGCCTTTACCTAACTCTTCTGGTTTACCTTCTATTCCAGAAAATGTAATGGATATGCAGAACGTAGGTTTTGAGGCAAGTATTTCTTATGATATTATTAGAAATCAAAATTTAAACTGGACCGTAAATTTAAATGCAACTCATTATAAAAACGAGATAACTAAACTTGCTCCTGGAAGAGAATTTATAGATCCAGGTACTGTATATAGATGGGAAAAAGGTAGTAGTGCTTTTGATTATTACATTAGGGATTTTGTAGGGGTTAACCCAGAAAATGGTAATGCTATTTGGTATACTTCTAGCGAGTTTGAGGCAGACGGTACAACACCAATTGTAAACAACCAAACTGAAGATTACTCTGTAGCGTCAGAAACTAGTTTGGGAAAATCTGCTTTGCCAGATGTTAACGGTGGTTTTACATCATCGCTTACTTATAAAAACTTAGATTTTAGTTTTGCACTTTCATACCAATTTGGAGGTTATGCTTATGATGCTATTTATAATGATGGCTTTGGAGGCGGTATTGGAGAAAATTTCCACAGAGATTTTAATAAGTCTTGGACGTATGATAATACAGACGCTCAGTTGCCTAGAGTTATAGATGGGACTAGAAATTATAGTGTGTCTGATTTGTTTTTACAAAAATCAGATTTTATTAGTCTTAATGATGTGTCTATAGGGTACACTTTACCACAAGAGGTTTCAAATAAAATAGGTTTAAGCAAAGTTAGAATTTATGGTTTAGGTAACAACTTAGCTTTATGGACAGCATCAGATGTTCAAGGTTTTGATCCTAGAGCAAGTGTAACCGGAGGTAACAACTCTGTTAGATACGCAACATTAAAAACGTTTACGTTAGGTTTAAATGTTAATTTTTAA
- a CDS encoding RagB/SusD family nutrient uptake outer membrane protein, translating to MKTINKIIYAGALLFMSSCSEDFLEVYPTETLSQEQVSEASKINPDVSKATLLGIYENLYRRGSGGTGSQEDFGITTQYIQLDMFSADMAHLGKSYNRQTQISELTATVDPDSEYNYRPWRFLFRIINLSNLVIDGAGGNDVVPETENLRYTVGQAKALRGYAYFFLAHVFVNDITNMSQEVLPIYTSAEDIDQPKSTLQEVFDLVIKDLTDAETLLEGFVREDKIEINQDIVRGLLAKTYGALNNWPKTEEYAALVVNSGNYPIMTADEVALLPDESGAVGGFNDINSIPGIMWGIDITPTGQGLASLFSWWGFMDVYSYSYAAVGNSKGMDADLHANFRDDDIRLNQFSASLQPSGKFYYKGAELNGFAAFSGPQSNIDSDSHYMRIAEMYLLHAEAAAENGNDAAARTSLKALLDLRLDDSSYIDGLSGAALAEEAALQARLELFAEGQSYFIMKRRRETRTRGSNWLDFSGDSFSHDDERLTYEIPQEEILFNPNINSQN from the coding sequence ATGAAAACAATAAATAAAATAATTTATGCAGGAGCTTTATTATTTATGAGCTCATGTAGTGAAGACTTTTTGGAGGTATATCCAACAGAAACCTTATCTCAAGAACAAGTGAGTGAGGCTTCTAAAATTAATCCAGATGTTTCTAAAGCTACATTATTAGGTATTTATGAAAACTTATACCGTAGAGGTAGTGGTGGTACTGGTAGTCAGGAAGATTTTGGTATTACAACACAGTATATTCAGTTGGATATGTTTTCTGCAGATATGGCTCATTTAGGTAAGAGTTATAATAGACAAACACAAATTTCTGAGTTAACAGCCACGGTAGATCCAGATTCGGAATATAATTACAGACCATGGAGATTTCTTTTTAGAATTATTAATCTATCTAATTTAGTTATAGATGGTGCAGGTGGTAATGATGTAGTGCCAGAAACTGAAAACCTTAGATATACAGTTGGTCAAGCAAAAGCTCTTAGAGGGTATGCTTATTTCTTTTTAGCACATGTTTTTGTTAATGATATAACAAATATGTCTCAAGAAGTACTTCCTATTTATACAAGTGCTGAAGATATAGATCAGCCAAAATCTACTTTGCAAGAGGTTTTTGATTTGGTTATAAAAGATTTAACAGATGCAGAAACTTTGTTAGAAGGTTTTGTTAGAGAAGATAAAATTGAAATTAACCAAGATATTGTTAGAGGTTTATTAGCAAAAACTTACGGAGCATTAAATAACTGGCCTAAAACTGAAGAGTATGCTGCATTAGTAGTCAACTCTGGTAATTATCCAATCATGACTGCAGATGAAGTTGCTTTATTGCCAGATGAAAGTGGAGCAGTAGGTGGTTTTAATGATATTAACTCTATTCCTGGTATTATGTGGGGTATTGATATTACACCAACAGGTCAAGGTTTAGCATCTTTATTTTCTTGGTGGGGTTTTATGGACGTGTACAGTTATAGTTATGCTGCCGTAGGTAATTCTAAAGGAATGGATGCAGATTTACATGCTAATTTTAGAGATGATGATATTAGATTAAATCAGTTTTCTGCAAGTTTACAACCTTCTGGTAAATTTTACTATAAGGGAGCAGAGCTTAATGGTTTTGCAGCCTTTTCTGGCCCGCAATCTAATATAGATTCAGATTCTCATTATATGAGAATAGCAGAAATGTATTTATTACACGCAGAGGCTGCGGCAGAAAATGGTAATGATGCAGCTGCAAGAACTAGTTTAAAAGCTTTATTAGATTTAAGATTAGATGACAGTTCTTATATTGATGGTTTATCTGGTGCTGCTTTAGCAGAGGAAGCTGCTTTACAGGCTCGTTTAGAATTGTTTGCAGAAGGTCAATCTTATTTTATAATGAAGAGAAGACGTGAAACTAGAACTAGGGGGTCTAACTGGTTAGACTTTTCAGGAGATTCTTTTAGTCATGATGATGAGCGTTTAACTTATGAAATTCCTCAAGAAGAGATTTTATTTAATCCAAATATTAATTCTCAGAATTAA
- a CDS encoding SusC/RagA family TonB-linked outer membrane protein, whose amino-acid sequence MRTKVTWILTPLLVLFMSFSYAQEKTITGNVTDQDGLPLPGVTVLIVGTSTGTETDFDGNYTISAKVGQVLRYSYIGQKNTDRKVGASSTINVQMDEDAESLDEVVVTGFGNVSKTSFAGSAKVVAGENISQKSFTNVSQALAGEAAGVSVFNTSGQPGSTSTVRIRGFGSVNGSQNPLYIVDDAPFRGSLNDINPNDIKSVTVLKDASATSLYGARGANGVIVITTKRGSDTGNEINVSIKTGANFQGIGRYETIESPEEYIGIAWEGTYQRGLLENNGDEIAAIDYANANLFEGDNADVSDISPVYNMWNVSDSGAQGVSELIDPATGMVRPGVTRRYTPEDWEDFAFQSANRIEGNISLANTGENSSVYTSVGFIDDQGYASNTDYQRLNARISATNKFRDFIKMNTSLNYAQSETNNNGTGSSSSSQFWWIDNLPSIYPLFTRDANGAKIEDPIYGGFLYDYGLEDGRGFGFATNGVADSQINISRSKDNSVNFTNDLKITLVEGLTLDNNFSYQYFMSDDILLNEPFYSPSKGQGGVINRSRSETKNYTIRTGLRYNKSFGATNLSAFVSHVATAYEFNYLEAERSKLVTPFGTDISNGVVNAPSDGFTRDERTESYIANATLDFSSKYFLNATFNRDASSRFVNEKWGNFYSVGGAWVMSQEDFMSGSKFVDFLKLKASYGVLGNSGVLNGTANNYYPGYNLYSVNNLNDNISLAFATKGNPDLTWESSNQFNVGVEFELGGFVDGSIEAYRKSTTDMFFDRRVGPSVGYALISVNDGELLNSGVEFDLDFKIVDNDKFNLSFGINGSTFKNELQAMPIDPATGEQQKLDIDGNYARTVGRSLYDYYMPVYAGVNVDTGAAQWERSFNDLDGDGVFGTGDEIITNLTSYMNDNPDATIVQDITEVYSEAADKFINKTAIPDITGSFRLNASYKNFTLSTLFNYSLGGYAYDTAYANLMDNDYAGTNNFHVDIRDRWMQPGDVTDIPRQDARFQIQQNATSTRFLVKSDYLALNNVRLGYTLPNDISEQIGLKKLDFYITGDNLAFFSKRQGFNPSTSITGGSSIYRYNPLSTVVLGVNLKL is encoded by the coding sequence ATGAGAACAAAAGTAACTTGGATTTTAACACCCTTGTTGGTGTTATTTATGAGTTTCTCTTATGCACAAGAGAAAACAATTACAGGTAACGTTACAGATCAGGATGGTCTTCCGTTACCAGGTGTTACTGTCTTAATTGTAGGGACATCTACAGGGACAGAAACAGATTTTGATGGAAACTACACCATCAGCGCAAAAGTTGGACAAGTATTACGTTACAGTTATATTGGTCAAAAAAATACAGACAGGAAAGTTGGTGCTAGCTCAACTATAAATGTGCAAATGGATGAAGATGCTGAATCTTTAGACGAAGTAGTAGTTACAGGTTTTGGTAACGTATCAAAAACTTCTTTTGCAGGATCTGCAAAAGTAGTTGCAGGAGAGAACATTTCTCAAAAATCTTTTACTAACGTTTCTCAAGCTTTAGCTGGTGAAGCAGCTGGTGTTTCAGTATTTAATACTTCTGGTCAACCAGGTAGTACATCTACAGTAAGAATTAGAGGTTTTGGATCTGTAAATGGTAGTCAAAATCCTTTATATATAGTAGATGACGCTCCATTTAGAGGTAGCTTAAATGATATCAATCCAAATGATATTAAATCAGTTACAGTTCTTAAAGATGCTTCAGCTACTTCACTTTATGGTGCTAGAGGAGCTAATGGGGTTATTGTAATTACCACTAAAAGAGGATCTGATACTGGTAATGAAATTAATGTATCTATTAAAACTGGAGCTAACTTTCAGGGTATAGGTAGGTATGAAACTATTGAGTCTCCAGAGGAATACATTGGTATAGCCTGGGAAGGAACTTACCAAAGAGGTTTGTTAGAAAATAACGGAGATGAAATTGCAGCTATAGATTATGCAAATGCAAATTTATTTGAAGGTGATAATGCAGATGTTTCAGATATTTCTCCAGTTTATAATATGTGGAATGTTAGTGATAGCGGTGCTCAAGGTGTTTCTGAATTAATAGATCCTGCTACAGGAATGGTTAGACCAGGAGTAACTAGAAGATATACGCCAGAAGATTGGGAAGATTTTGCTTTTCAAAGTGCTAACAGAATAGAAGGTAATATATCATTAGCTAATACTGGTGAAAATTCTTCAGTTTATACATCAGTTGGTTTTATTGATGATCAAGGTTATGCAAGTAACACAGATTACCAAAGATTAAATGCTCGTATTTCTGCAACAAATAAGTTTAGAGATTTCATAAAAATGAATACTTCTTTAAACTATGCGCAAAGTGAAACAAACAATAATGGTACAGGTAGTTCTTCTTCTTCTCAATTTTGGTGGATAGATAATTTACCTTCAATATACCCTTTGTTTACAAGAGATGCAAACGGAGCTAAAATTGAAGATCCAATTTATGGTGGTTTCTTATATGATTATGGTTTAGAAGATGGTCGTGGTTTTGGTTTTGCTACAAACGGTGTTGCAGATTCTCAAATTAATATTAGTAGGTCTAAAGACAACTCAGTAAACTTCACAAATGACTTAAAAATTACATTAGTAGAAGGTTTAACTTTAGATAACAACTTCTCGTATCAGTATTTTATGAGTGATGATATTCTTTTAAATGAACCATTTTATAGTCCTTCCAAAGGTCAGGGTGGTGTAATTAACAGATCTAGATCTGAAACTAAAAACTATACAATTAGGACAGGACTTAGATATAACAAATCTTTTGGCGCAACAAATTTATCAGCTTTTGTATCTCACGTAGCAACTGCTTATGAGTTCAATTATTTAGAGGCAGAGCGTTCTAAATTAGTTACTCCTTTCGGAACAGATATTTCTAATGGTGTTGTAAATGCACCTAGTGATGGTTTTACTAGAGATGAAAGAACAGAAAGTTACATAGCTAATGCTACTTTAGATTTTTCTAGTAAATACTTTTTAAATGCTACTTTTAACAGAGATGCTTCTTCTAGATTTGTAAATGAAAAATGGGGTAATTTTTATTCTGTTGGTGGTGCATGGGTAATGTCTCAAGAAGATTTTATGTCTGGCTCTAAGTTTGTAGACTTTTTAAAGTTAAAGGCTAGTTACGGTGTTCTAGGTAATTCTGGTGTGTTAAATGGTACAGCTAATAACTACTATCCTGGTTACAATTTATATTCTGTTAACAACTTAAATGATAATATTTCTTTAGCTTTTGCTACAAAAGGTAATCCAGATCTTACATGGGAAAGTTCTAACCAATTTAACGTTGGTGTAGAGTTTGAACTTGGTGGTTTTGTTGATGGTTCTATTGAAGCATATAGAAAGTCTACTACAGATATGTTTTTTGACAGAAGAGTTGGCCCTTCAGTAGGTTATGCTTTAATATCAGTTAATGACGGTGAATTATTAAATTCAGGTGTAGAATTTGATTTAGATTTTAAAATAGTGGATAATGATAAATTCAATTTATCATTTGGAATTAATGGTTCTACATTTAAAAATGAATTGCAGGCAATGCCTATTGATCCGGCAACAGGAGAGCAGCAAAAGCTTGATATAGATGGAAATTATGCTCGTACAGTTGGTCGTTCATTATATGATTACTATATGCCAGTTTACGCAGGTGTTAATGTAGATACTGGTGCAGCTCAATGGGAACGTAGTTTTAATGACTTAGATGGTGATGGTGTTTTTGGAACAGGAGACGAAATCATTACTAATTTAACATCATATATGAATGATAATCCTGATGCTACAATAGTTCAAGATATCACTGAGGTATATTCTGAAGCAGCAGATAAGTTTATCAATAAAACAGCTATTCCTGATATAACAGGTTCATTTAGATTAAATGCTTCATATAAGAATTTTACTTTAAGTACTTTGTTTAATTATTCTTTAGGTGGTTATGCATATGATACTGCTTACGCAAACTTAATGGATAACGATTATGCAGGTACTAATAACTTCCACGTAGATATTAGAGATCGTTGGATGCAACCTGGTGATGTTACAGATATACCAAGGCAAGATGCAAGATTTCAAATTCAGCAAAATGCTACATCTACAAGGTTCTTAGTAAAGTCTGATTATTTAGCTTTAAATAATGTTAGATTAGGATATACATTACCTAACGACATTAGTGAGCAAATAGGTCTAAAAAAATTAGACTTTTATATTACAGGTGATAACCTTGCATTTTTCTCAAAGAGACAAGGATTTAATCCATCTACATCTATAACTGGTGGATCTAGTATTTACAGATATAATCCATTATCTACAGTTGTTTTAGGTGTTAATTTAAAATTATAA